A region of Clostridiales bacterium DNA encodes the following proteins:
- the rpsI gene encoding 30S ribosomal protein S9 — translation MAKVEFRGTGRRKSAVARVRLIPGTGKFIINKRELDDFFGLEILKTISKQPLVLTGTEGKYDIFCTVRGGGFSGQAGAVRHGIARALLKSDEELKLALKKAGYLTRDPREKERKKYGKKKARKAPQFSKR, via the coding sequence ATGGCTAAAGTTGAATTTCGTGGAACAGGTAGAAGAAAAAGTGCAGTGGCAAGGGTGAGGCTTATACCAGGAACAGGTAAGTTTATTATAAATAAGAGGGAATTAGATGATTTCTTTGGTTTAGAAATATTAAAGACTATATCAAAGCAACCGTTGGTGTTGACAGGAACAGAAGGAAAGTATGATATTTTTTGTACAGTAAGAGGTGGAGGCTTTTCAGGGCAAGCTGGAGCTGTAAGGCATGGAATTGCAAGAGCTTTGCTTAAGTCGGATGAGGAATTGAAGTTGGCATTAAAGAAAGCTGGATACTTAACAAGAGATCCAAGAGAAAAAGAAAGAAAGAAGTACGGAAAGAAGAAAGCGAGAAAAGCGCCTCAGTTCTCAAAGAGATAA
- a CDS encoding amidohydrolase: MILIENGMVYTMNANNDVYDCGCILIDGGKILEVARDRESIRSDISRDVTVINAKGRYVFPGFVDPHCHIGLYEDSLGFEGEDTNESTDPVTPQLRAIDGINFFDRNFKEAYEAGVTTVVTGPGSANVLGGQFLAMKTYGRRIEEMIVKDPVAVKIAFGENPKSVYNERKQMPTTRMATAAILREELNKAVEYNDKKKIYASTKDEEDKPEYDGKLEVLIKVLNKEIPFKAHAHRADDILTAIRIAKEFDVNITIEHCTDGSRIKDILKSEGVPVIVGPVITDRSKPELANQSASTGGILAKEGIDVAIMTDHPVFPINYLPIQAAIVAKEGMDCMQALRAITITAAKVCGIDDRVGSIEVNKDADIVIFDGHPFEIKTNVLKTIIDGEVVYDRD; encoded by the coding sequence ATGATTTTGATAGAGAATGGCATGGTATACACAATGAATGCTAATAATGATGTCTACGATTGTGGATGTATATTAATTGATGGTGGTAAAATTCTAGAGGTTGCAAGAGATAGAGAATCAATTAGAAGTGATATATCACGAGATGTAACAGTTATAAATGCAAAGGGAAGGTATGTGTTTCCTGGATTTGTGGATCCACACTGCCATATAGGTTTATATGAAGATTCATTGGGGTTTGAAGGAGAAGATACAAATGAGAGTACAGATCCTGTGACACCTCAGCTTAGGGCAATAGACGGAATTAATTTTTTTGATAGAAACTTCAAAGAAGCATATGAAGCAGGGGTTACAACAGTTGTAACAGGACCTGGAAGTGCAAATGTTTTGGGTGGTCAGTTTTTAGCCATGAAAACGTATGGTAGAAGAATAGAGGAAATGATAGTGAAAGATCCTGTTGCGGTTAAAATTGCATTTGGAGAAAATCCTAAATCGGTGTATAATGAAAGAAAACAGATGCCAACAACTAGAATGGCGACTGCTGCGATATTAAGAGAAGAATTAAACAAGGCAGTAGAGTATAATGATAAGAAGAAAATATATGCTAGTACTAAAGATGAAGAAGACAAGCCAGAGTATGATGGGAAACTGGAAGTTTTGATTAAGGTATTAAATAAGGAGATTCCGTTTAAAGCACATGCACATAGGGCAGATGATATATTAACAGCTATTAGAATAGCGAAAGAATTTGATGTAAATATTACGATAGAGCATTGTACAGACGGATCAAGGATAAAAGATATACTAAAGAGTGAAGGTGTTCCTGTAATAGTGGGCCCAGTGATAACAGATAGATCTAAGCCAGAACTTGCAAATCAGAGCGCGAGTACGGGAGGGATTTTGGCTAAAGAGGGAATTGATGTTGCTATAATGACAGATCATCCAGTATTTCCTATAAATTATTTGCCAATACAAGCGGCTATAGTGGCTAAAGAAGGCATGGATTGTATGCAGGCATTACGAGCTATAACTATTACTGCGGCAAAAGTGTGTGGAATAGATGATAGAGTAGGAAGTATAGAGGTTAACAAAGACGCAGACATAGTAATATTTGATGGTCATCCATTTGAGATAAAGACTAATGTTTTAAAAACAATAATAGATGGTGAGGTTGTGTATGATAGAGATTAA
- the tsaE gene encoding tRNA (adenosine(37)-N6)-threonylcarbamoyltransferase complex ATPase subunit type 1 TsaE: MIEIKAFSADDTIACGYKLAKLMESGGIILLDGDLGAGKTVFTTGIARALNISDYITSPTFTIVNMYVGDKQLNHFDVYRIEKEDLDDIGFWDYILPDTFVVIEWSQKIAGLLPRDTVEVNISKDLDKGLDYRSITIKCNGKYEELESKMI; this comes from the coding sequence ATGATAGAGATTAAAGCATTTAGCGCGGATGATACCATAGCTTGTGGATATAAGCTTGCAAAGCTTATGGAGAGTGGGGGAATAATATTGTTGGATGGAGATTTAGGTGCCGGCAAAACTGTATTTACGACAGGAATAGCAAGAGCACTTAATATATCTGATTATATAACTAGTCCGACATTTACTATAGTGAACATGTATGTTGGTGATAAGCAATTGAATCATTTTGATGTGTACAGAATAGAAAAGGAAGATTTGGATGATATAGGTTTTTGGGATTATATATTGCCTGACACTTTTGTTGTGATAGAGTGGTCCCAGAAGATAGCTGGCCTTTTGCCTAGGGACACTGTTGAAGTGAATATAAGCAAAGATTTAGATAAAGGGCTTGATTATCGTAGTATAACAATAAAGTGCAATGGTAAATATGAAGAGTTGGAAAGTAAAATGATATAG
- the tsaB gene encoding tRNA (adenosine(37)-N6)-threonylcarbamoyltransferase complex dimerization subunit type 1 TsaB, translating into MKILALDTSTKVASVAIIDQDKMLAEYFVNTDKMNHSQKLMPVIDGVIKDLGIDLREIDYYAVSVGPGSFTGLRIGVATVKGMAYANNKKVVAVDTLDAIANNVSYSDDIVCCIMDARNRQVYVAMYDGKKKIVEDTAIDIDELIDKLIFLGTRIIFVGDGVLVYSEYLKEKLQDNFVMPRRVDVLPRASSVAELALGKIQNQEILSCEDLVPNYLRKSQAEREYEKNHKKGD; encoded by the coding sequence ATGAAAATATTAGCGTTAGATACATCAACTAAGGTCGCGAGTGTTGCGATAATTGATCAAGATAAAATGCTAGCAGAGTATTTTGTAAATACTGATAAAATGAATCACTCACAGAAATTGATGCCGGTGATAGATGGTGTAATAAAGGATCTAGGAATTGATCTTAGAGAGATAGATTATTATGCAGTGTCCGTTGGACCAGGATCTTTTACGGGTTTAAGAATAGGAGTGGCAACAGTAAAGGGAATGGCATACGCAAACAATAAGAAGGTTGTTGCGGTAGATACGTTGGATGCTATAGCAAATAACGTAAGTTATAGTGATGATATAGTTTGTTGTATAATGGATGCAAGAAATCGACAAGTATATGTGGCTATGTACGATGGAAAGAAAAAAATAGTGGAAGATACTGCTATTGATATAGATGAGCTTATAGATAAGTTGATCTTTTTAGGAACAAGAATTATATTTGTCGGTGATGGAGTGTTAGTCTATAGTGAGTACCTAAAAGAAAAATTGCAAGATAATTTTGTTATGCCAAGGAGAGTTGATGTATTACCAAGGGCTTCTAGTGTAGCAGAGTTGGCATTGGGAAAGATACAGAATCAAGAGATTTTATCATGCGAAGATTTAGTGCCTAATTATCTAAGAAAATCACAAGCTGAGAGGGAGTACGAAAAAAATCATAAAAAAGGTGATTAA
- the rimI gene encoding ribosomal protein S18-alanine N-acetyltransferase, with protein sequence MKLDMEDIKIRCMDVNDVDPVFSVEMQCFSTPWSRESFEYEMKENDKAIYVIAEYGGNVLGYAGMWKILDEGHITNIAVLREFRQKGIATMLIKKLLDLAKEASINSFTLEVKSTNDVAIKLYENFGFKKCGLRKGYYKDTQDDALIMWKR encoded by the coding sequence ATGAAATTGGATATGGAAGACATAAAAATTAGATGCATGGATGTAAATGATGTAGACCCAGTGTTTAGTGTTGAAATGCAATGTTTTAGTACACCGTGGTCTAGGGAGTCTTTTGAATATGAGATGAAGGAGAATGATAAAGCAATTTACGTTATAGCGGAATATGGTGGTAATGTTTTGGGTTATGCAGGCATGTGGAAAATTTTAGATGAAGGCCATATTACCAATATAGCAGTGCTTAGAGAATTTAGACAAAAGGGTATAGCAACAATGTTAATTAAAAAGTTGTTAGATTTAGCAAAAGAGGCTAGTATAAATAGTTTTACGTTAGAGGTAAAGAGCACAAACGATGTGGCTATAAAGTTGTACGAAAACTTTGGCTTTAAAAAATGTGGGTTAAGAAAGGGATATTACAAAGACACACAAGATGATGCCCTTATAATGTGGAAGAGGTAA
- the sigG gene encoding RNA polymerase sporulation sigma factor SigG gives MLINKVEICGVNTSKLPVLSSEQKRKLFDRIKKGDMQARDEFIEGNLRLVLSVIQKFYNRGEHVDDLFQVGCIGLIKAIDNFDLSQNVKFSTYAVPMIIGEIRRYLRDNNSIRVSRGLRDTAYKALQAKERLTIKQCKEPTVSDIAKEIGVSNEEVVLALDAIQDPISLFESVFNDGSDTVFVMDQVSDEKNKDDNWLEDISLREAMKKLSKREMLILNLRFFDGKTQMEVAKEIGISQAQVSRLEKTALLHMRNHI, from the coding sequence ATGCTAATAAATAAAGTTGAGATATGCGGAGTCAACACATCAAAACTACCAGTATTGTCAAGTGAACAGAAGAGGAAATTATTTGACAGAATAAAAAAGGGAGACATGCAGGCGAGAGATGAGTTTATAGAAGGAAACTTGAGATTAGTATTAAGTGTGATACAGAAATTTTATAATAGAGGCGAGCATGTAGATGATTTGTTCCAGGTAGGGTGTATAGGGTTGATAAAGGCTATCGACAACTTTGATTTAAGCCAGAATGTAAAATTTTCAACATATGCGGTGCCAATGATAATAGGGGAAATACGCAGATATTTAAGGGATAATAATTCAATAAGAGTAAGTAGAGGATTAAGAGATACAGCATATAAAGCATTGCAAGCGAAAGAGAGACTAACGATAAAGCAATGCAAGGAGCCAACGGTATCGGATATAGCAAAAGAAATTGGCGTATCAAATGAAGAAGTGGTATTAGCGTTGGATGCCATACAAGACCCTATATCATTGTTTGAGTCGGTGTTTAATGATGGAAGTGACACAGTATTTGTTATGGATCAAGTTAGCGATGAAAAAAATAAAGATGATAACTGGCTAGAGGATATATCGCTAAGAGAAGCAATGAAGAAATTAAGTAAGAGAGAAATGTTGATTTTAAATTTGAGATTTTTTGATGGGAAGACGCAGATGGAAGTAGCAAAAGAAATTGGTATATCACAGGCGCAGGTATCAAGACTTGAAAAGACTGCATTATTGCATATGAGAAATCATATATAG
- a CDS encoding SpoIID/LytB domain-containing protein, translating into MLRKIVACFAIILGSVINSYAASCDKEVNIGLFFDTKMNQVDQNYNNFKVSVESEFEIKKYTKDCIEIIGCKNESIDVKKMTDQNKIVVYKENNKFLCAKDDEYIEIVPKNRLFTINSERTYRGNLILKNTSEKKFVLINKLFMEEYLYGVVVKEIGFRAPIEAIKAQAIAARTYTLTNMGMFSTYGFDLTDSKYQQVYGGYTSEKEEVNSAVDETKNLTMFYDDKPIKAFYFASSGGRTENCENVWVNKIPYLVSVPDEYERNRGPRNWSVYLTCDQISSRMKNRGVELGEILDVVVTKRVASGRVLELKIIGSKGTYTLNKNEVRVPFNLRSQLFWIQKEGNTFHFYGKGFGHGVGLSQIGAMAMADAGFNYEGILKHYFTGIEIKEY; encoded by the coding sequence ATGCTAAGGAAAATAGTAGCTTGTTTTGCAATAATTTTGGGAAGTGTTATTAATTCATATGCAGCATCATGTGACAAAGAAGTGAATATCGGATTATTTTTTGACACCAAAATGAATCAGGTAGATCAAAATTATAATAATTTTAAAGTGAGTGTTGAAAGTGAATTCGAGATAAAAAAATATACAAAGGATTGTATTGAAATTATAGGCTGCAAAAATGAATCGATCGATGTAAAAAAGATGACAGATCAAAATAAAATTGTTGTTTATAAAGAAAACAATAAATTTTTATGTGCAAAAGATGATGAGTATATAGAGATAGTGCCAAAGAATCGTTTATTCACAATAAATAGTGAAAGAACCTATAGGGGTAATTTGATTTTAAAAAATACAAGTGAAAAAAAATTTGTTTTGATAAATAAATTATTTATGGAAGAATATTTATATGGAGTTGTTGTAAAGGAAATTGGATTTAGAGCACCAATAGAAGCCATAAAAGCACAGGCTATAGCAGCAAGGACGTATACTCTTACAAATATGGGTATGTTTTCTACATACGGGTTTGATTTAACGGATAGCAAGTATCAGCAAGTCTATGGAGGATATACTTCAGAAAAGGAAGAAGTAAATTCCGCGGTAGATGAGACTAAAAATCTTACGATGTTTTATGATGATAAACCAATAAAAGCGTTTTATTTTGCAAGTAGTGGTGGTAGAACTGAGAATTGTGAAAATGTGTGGGTTAATAAAATTCCATATTTGGTGAGTGTTCCAGACGAATATGAAAGGAATAGAGGTCCTCGTAATTGGTCGGTTTATTTAACTTGTGATCAAATAAGTTCGCGTATGAAAAATCGAGGAGTAGAATTAGGTGAAATATTAGATGTTGTTGTGACAAAACGCGTTGCAAGTGGACGAGTACTTGAGCTAAAGATTATTGGAAGTAAAGGGACATATACTCTAAATAAAAATGAAGTTAGAGTTCCGTTTAATTTAAGAAGTCAATTATTTTGGATACAGAAAGAAGGAAACACGTTTCATTTTTATGGGAAAGGATTTGGACATGGTGTTGGATTAAGCCAAATAGGTGCTATGGCAATGGCAGATGCAGGTTTTAATTACGAGGGGATACTTAAACATTATTTCACGGGTATAGAAATAAAAGAATATTGA
- a CDS encoding TIGR04086 family membrane protein, translating to MNTKKSKIIKGMLLSYGITIVVFSIFGALFYFTTIDDTHVSIIVKVTILISVLLGALISGKRVGIRGWLVGGTTGFMYTLTLLITSMLFMKNFSITSHSIKVIAINTLVGMFGGIVGVNTNSSKGTKN from the coding sequence ATGAACACCAAGAAGAGCAAAATTATAAAAGGTATGCTACTTTCATATGGTATAACAATAGTGGTTTTTAGTATATTTGGGGCATTGTTTTATTTTACAACAATAGATGATACACATGTGTCTATAATAGTTAAAGTTACTATATTAATTAGTGTTTTACTAGGTGCACTAATATCCGGCAAAAGAGTAGGAATTAGAGGCTGGCTTGTTGGGGGAACCACAGGCTTTATGTATACACTTACTTTATTGATAACAAGTATGTTGTTTATGAAGAATTTTTCTATTACATCACATAGTATAAAAGTGATAGCCATTAATACATTAGTAGGTATGTTTGGGGGTATAGTTGGAGTTAACACAAACAGTAGCAAAGGAACCAAAAACTAA
- a CDS encoding GtrA family protein gives MNFSKLLDKLKKYQLVREILTDEGIQQFKRYVITGMTTFVVEYSLFYLFHEIIFGKYRLIGFELAHKWFGADTYTYKYLLSNTIVYSIDFCLNFTINRVYSFKSKAPLMRQVKRYGILYLANLAITSVLLYMFADMLELSPYISKFLAMNIIISWNFIIYKKFIYK, from the coding sequence ATGAATTTTTCAAAACTGTTGGACAAACTAAAGAAGTACCAATTAGTGAGAGAAATATTAACTGATGAAGGGATACAGCAATTTAAGAGATATGTTATAACAGGTATGACAACGTTTGTTGTTGAATATTCATTATTTTATTTGTTTCATGAAATAATATTTGGTAAGTATAGATTAATAGGGTTTGAACTGGCACATAAGTGGTTTGGAGCAGATACATATACATATAAATATTTGTTGTCTAATACGATAGTATACAGCATAGATTTTTGCTTGAATTTTACAATAAATAGAGTTTATTCGTTTAAATCGAAAGCTCCACTTATGCGGCAGGTTAAGAGATATGGAATACTATATCTTGCGAACTTGGCAATAACGAGTGTGTTGTTATATATGTTTGCGGATATGCTTGAATTATCACCGTACATATCTAAGTTTTTAGCTATGAATATAATAATCAGTTGGAATTTTATTATATACAAAAAGTTTATATATAAGTAG
- a CDS encoding phospholipid carrier-dependent glycosyltransferase, giving the protein MKLKIDKKDILIMTVLFVLYAIVAIINLGDKKVPETEYTPEKVGESFILQFPRKHAINRINYYSGLGFTREVELDMSIKYRDANNNFVPLTSGGESCKIEKKFGECFILNSIDFDVVGTDALKFEVTKVGGTINEISVYKVRSKTPIEGIKLVDATNENAKYLIDESDVMQCYRTHKNSTYFDEIYHARTAYEHIHNIKQYENTHPPLGKLFIALGIKLFGMTPFGWRIVGTLFGAFMVPVMYLFGLKVFETKFLATMCSLLMMFDCMHFTQTRIATIDVYVTFFIILMYYWMYDVYMLKDNYYKSFALSGLMFGIGVASKWIALYASVGLFILFLLSKYKLYKKGKDLEIMKTLVYGSVFFVIIPIIIYVVSYIPVMGGEDGYMGLIDTVIGYAKHMYTYHSDTVLTATHPFQSRWYEWQIIKRPIWYYVAMGLPGGKRSTIVCLGNPAIWWTSILALIYTIVVAIKEKDRRMVPILVAFFCQYAPWMLVKRVTFIYHFFSMLPFAIIMVVYMFRKRTKLIYPYMAVVMILFIVFYPAISGIPVTENYIDKLKWFKSWVF; this is encoded by the coding sequence ATGAAGCTTAAAATTGACAAGAAAGATATTCTTATAATGACGGTGTTGTTTGTTTTGTACGCGATAGTTGCAATAATTAATTTAGGTGATAAAAAAGTTCCTGAGACGGAGTATACACCTGAAAAAGTGGGAGAAAGTTTTATATTACAGTTTCCAAGAAAACATGCAATAAACAGAATAAATTATTATTCTGGGCTTGGATTTACAAGAGAAGTTGAATTAGATATGTCAATAAAGTATAGGGATGCAAACAATAATTTTGTTCCACTTACGAGTGGCGGAGAAAGCTGCAAGATAGAAAAAAAGTTTGGGGAATGTTTCATACTAAATAGTATAGATTTTGATGTGGTTGGTACAGATGCATTAAAGTTTGAAGTAACCAAGGTCGGCGGAACAATAAATGAGATTTCAGTTTACAAAGTTCGAAGTAAAACACCAATAGAGGGTATTAAGTTAGTTGATGCAACAAATGAGAATGCCAAATATTTAATTGATGAAAGCGATGTAATGCAGTGTTATAGGACACATAAAAATAGTACATATTTTGATGAGATATATCATGCAAGAACTGCATATGAACACATACACAACATAAAGCAATATGAAAATACACATCCGCCATTAGGAAAGCTTTTTATAGCTCTTGGTATAAAGCTGTTTGGTATGACTCCATTTGGCTGGAGAATAGTAGGTACACTGTTTGGTGCGTTTATGGTGCCTGTTATGTATTTGTTCGGGTTAAAAGTATTTGAAACAAAATTCCTTGCAACAATGTGTAGCTTACTTATGATGTTTGATTGCATGCATTTCACGCAAACACGTATTGCAACCATAGATGTGTATGTTACATTTTTTATAATACTTATGTATTATTGGATGTATGATGTGTATATGTTAAAGGATAATTATTATAAAAGTTTTGCGTTGTCAGGATTGATGTTTGGTATAGGCGTTGCAAGTAAGTGGATTGCTTTATATGCAAGTGTAGGATTGTTTATATTGTTTTTGTTGTCTAAGTATAAGTTGTATAAAAAAGGAAAAGATCTAGAGATAATGAAAACGCTTGTATATGGATCAGTATTTTTTGTTATAATACCAATCATAATATATGTTGTGTCATATATTCCTGTAATGGGTGGTGAAGATGGATACATGGGGCTTATTGACACGGTAATAGGCTATGCTAAACATATGTATACATACCATTCTGATACAGTACTAACAGCAACACATCCATTTCAGTCAAGGTGGTATGAGTGGCAAATAATAAAGCGTCCGATATGGTACTATGTCGCTATGGGATTACCTGGAGGTAAAAGATCAACTATAGTGTGTTTAGGTAATCCGGCAATATGGTGGACGTCAATTTTGGCGTTGATCTATACAATAGTGGTTGCAATAAAAGAAAAAGATAGACGTATGGTGCCAATACTTGTGGCTTTCTTTTGCCAATATGCTCCATGGATGCTTGTTAAAAGAGTAACGTTTATATATCACTTTTTCTCTATGTTGCCATTTGCAATAATTATGGTTGTTTATATGTTTAGAAAGAGGACAAAATTAATATATCCGTACATGGCAGTGGTTATGATTTTGTTTATTGTATTTTATCCAGCGATATCAGGGATACCAGTTACAGAAAATTATATAGATAAATTAAAATGGTTTAAGTCTTGGGTATTCTAA
- a CDS encoding phospholipid carrier-dependent glycosyltransferase, translated as MKRIVKLLVIIGVMLLGKVVFAESILLNGDFSEIGEEGIKNWFLNDGKPDRSKIFLVDDGVLCIENKISNATKLRQNVKVAPDSYYRLSAKAKVLRESNSGVYLEIDLLNDAVSTRSNIVKKKDVDWEEIALYGKTDKDQYFINVNLCLGEKKNEVIGKVLIKDVKLEKLDYQPKLYDNWYTNEINSNEVGILADLCVRVVLAVFFMLVIWFIVKNISFDAEEPIREDGFSKKDVILVFVLTVAYLVMALYKLGNTFATKTGWLTKSEGEYVVMKLPIMTHIGKINIFEGQNDKNASRGKLKIEYLDEELEDGDTNDRYHIIKRVDFGNHILREIVEDTKAMTLKITVLEPGLDIKEIAIFEKGHTDPIEGVKILEDQTKDHVANKILDEQNLIPYNGSHMINAIFDEVLYARTGYEYINNKEGFEATHPPLGKILMAVGIKIFGMTPFGWRISSTIFGVLMVPLMYMFARKFFINRLYIVGCTILIMFDCMHFTQTRTCLIDSYAVFFIIMMYYYMMNVYRSVKMDKKYIISFMLSGLFFSLGIATKWIVLYGGLGLAILYFLSLYKNFWHKKPDLLKSVILGITFFVVMPIIVYLLVYIPVLRPTEVGYTLGGVIDQVKSMFVFHRYESTAHEYSSKWYEWLVMIKPMLFYGKELDGGMYERVITMGNPLIWHLSLVSIIASAIIGYKKKDNGVWVFVLGYLCQYLPWMFITRTTYIYHYFSAVPFAIFAIMYVMQNLDRYKVYDVVIYQLMVVITFFVFYPLVQGMVVKKLNYDVLREVMVYPISICEIVYCSKMLNGKIKMKKLE; from the coding sequence GTGAAAAGGATAGTTAAACTATTGGTTATAATTGGTGTTATGCTTTTGGGAAAGGTTGTCTTTGCAGAGAGTATATTATTAAACGGCGATTTTAGTGAAATTGGCGAAGAAGGCATAAAAAATTGGTTTTTAAATGATGGAAAGCCAGATAGAAGTAAGATTTTTTTGGTGGATGACGGTGTGTTGTGTATAGAAAATAAAATTTCTAATGCAACAAAACTAAGACAGAACGTTAAAGTTGCTCCAGATAGTTACTACAGGCTTTCTGCTAAGGCGAAAGTGTTAAGAGAATCTAATTCAGGTGTATATTTGGAAATTGATTTATTAAATGATGCAGTAAGTACTAGGTCTAATATAGTGAAAAAAAAAGATGTTGATTGGGAAGAGATAGCATTATACGGAAAAACAGACAAAGATCAGTATTTTATAAATGTAAATTTATGTTTAGGTGAGAAGAAAAATGAAGTAATTGGTAAAGTGCTGATAAAAGATGTGAAGTTAGAAAAGTTAGATTATCAGCCTAAGTTATATGATAATTGGTACACTAACGAAATAAATTCAAATGAAGTAGGTATACTTGCAGATTTATGTGTGAGAGTGGTACTAGCGGTATTTTTTATGCTGGTGATTTGGTTTATCGTGAAAAATATTAGTTTTGATGCAGAAGAACCTATAAGGGAAGATGGTTTTAGTAAAAAGGATGTAATTTTAGTTTTTGTACTAACAGTAGCGTATTTGGTAATGGCGTTATACAAATTGGGGAATACGTTTGCAACGAAAACAGGCTGGCTTACTAAAAGTGAAGGTGAGTACGTTGTGATGAAGCTTCCTATTATGACTCACATAGGTAAGATAAATATATTTGAAGGTCAAAATGACAAAAATGCAAGTCGTGGCAAGTTAAAAATTGAATATTTGGATGAGGAGTTGGAAGATGGTGATACTAATGATAGGTATCATATAATAAAAAGAGTAGATTTTGGAAATCATATATTAAGAGAAATAGTGGAAGACACAAAAGCAATGACTTTAAAGATTACTGTGCTAGAACCTGGTTTGGACATAAAAGAGATCGCTATATTTGAAAAAGGACATACTGATCCAATAGAAGGGGTAAAAATATTGGAGGATCAGACTAAAGATCATGTTGCAAATAAGATTTTGGATGAACAAAATCTTATACCATACAATGGCAGTCATATGATTAATGCTATTTTTGATGAGGTACTTTATGCAAGAACGGGGTATGAATATATTAATAATAAAGAGGGATTTGAAGCAACACATCCACCGTTAGGGAAAATACTGATGGCTGTTGGGATAAAAATATTTGGTATGACACCATTTGGTTGGAGAATTAGCAGCACAATTTTTGGGGTACTTATGGTGCCGCTTATGTATATGTTTGCTAGAAAATTTTTTATAAATAGATTATACATTGTAGGATGTACTATACTTATTATGTTTGATTGTATGCACTTCACACAAACAAGAACGTGTCTGATAGATAGTTATGCTGTATTTTTTATAATTATGATGTACTATTATATGATGAATGTTTATAGAAGTGTTAAGATGGATAAAAAATATATTATATCGTTTATGTTATCAGGACTATTTTTTAGCTTGGGGATTGCTACAAAATGGATAGTTTTATATGGAGGATTAGGCCTTGCTATATTATATTTTTTGTCACTTTACAAAAATTTTTGGCACAAGAAACCTGACTTGTTAAAGTCAGTTATACTAGGGATTACATTTTTTGTAGTTATGCCTATCATTGTGTATCTTTTGGTGTATATACCGGTTTTAAGACCGACAGAAGTAGGATATACACTAGGTGGAGTAATCGATCAAGTGAAAAGTATGTTTGTGTTCCACAGGTATGAATCAACGGCTCATGAATATTCATCTAAGTGGTATGAATGGCTAGTTATGATAAAACCGATGTTGTTCTACGGTAAGGAATTAGACGGGGGAATGTATGAGAGAGTTATAACCATGGGTAATCCGCTTATATGGCATTTATCATTAGTATCAATTATTGCGAGTGCAATAATTGGATATAAAAAGAAAGATAATGGTGTGTGGGTTTTTGTGTTAGGATATTTGTGCCAATATTTGCCGTGGATGTTTATTACTAGGACTACATATATATATCATTATTTTTCGGCAGTGCCATTTGCGATATTTGCAATAATGTATGTTATGCAAAACTTAGATAGATATAAGGTGTATGACGTTGTAATATATCAATTGATGGTTGTGATTACATTTTTTGTATTTTATCCGTTGGTACAGGGTATGGTTGTTAAAAAGTTAAATTATGATGTATTAAGAGAGGTTATGGTATACCCTATTTCAATTTGCGAGATTGTGTACTGTTCGAAAATGCTAAATGGGAAAATAAAGATGAAAAAACTGGAATAA